In a single window of the Terrirubrum flagellatum genome:
- a CDS encoding carbohydrate ABC transporter permease — MNRPILRSITTEAKLLLIGIPVFIWTILPIYHLALFAFSSKDSAFSGNLWPTHPTLDNFIIVFGQKHYYLNNFWRQLWNSCFIAAMTGILTLIVATFAAFAISRLKVKGGRIVLNMALFTYFIPAAFLAVPMYRVMGLYGLLNSQWALIIAMMTIAAPYAIWVLKQASDKLPVELDEAAVIDGASPMQLFWLVYIPLMVPSLVAIGAYAILLAWNEYLYAFLLLSRDTSIPLPVALGNFLAADDSPWPLLMTTGLIYAVPPAAIYYVFRKYMVSGLTAGATKG, encoded by the coding sequence ATGAATCGTCCGATCCTCCGCTCCATCACCACCGAAGCGAAGCTGCTGCTGATCGGCATTCCGGTCTTCATCTGGACCATCCTGCCGATCTATCATCTCGCCCTGTTCGCCTTCTCGTCGAAGGATTCGGCCTTCTCCGGCAATCTCTGGCCGACCCATCCGACGCTCGACAATTTCATCATCGTGTTCGGCCAGAAGCACTACTATCTCAATAATTTCTGGCGGCAGCTCTGGAATTCCTGCTTCATCGCCGCGATGACGGGCATCCTGACGTTGATCGTCGCGACCTTCGCCGCGTTTGCGATCAGCCGGCTGAAGGTGAAGGGCGGGCGCATCGTGCTCAACATGGCGCTCTTCACTTACTTTATCCCGGCCGCCTTCCTTGCCGTGCCGATGTATCGCGTGATGGGGCTGTACGGTCTGCTCAACAGTCAGTGGGCTCTCATCATCGCGATGATGACGATCGCCGCGCCCTACGCGATCTGGGTGCTCAAACAGGCGTCGGACAAGCTGCCGGTCGAGCTCGACGAAGCCGCTGTCATCGACGGCGCGTCGCCGATGCAGCTCTTCTGGCTCGTCTATATCCCGCTGATGGTTCCGTCGCTGGTCGCGATCGGCGCCTATGCGATTCTGCTCGCCTGGAACGAATATCTCTACGCGTTCCTGCTTCTCTCGCGCGACACGTCGATTCCGCTGCCGGTGGCGCTCGGGAATTTCCTCGCCGCAGACGATTCGCCCTGGCCGCTGCTGATGACGACAGGGTTGATTTATGCGGTCCCGCCTGCGGCGATCTATTACGTCTTCCGCAAATATATGGTGTCGGGCCTTACGGCTGGCGCGACGAAGGGGTGA
- a CDS encoding carbon-nitrogen hydrolase family protein: MKVALIQMNSDTDKQANLAQARELMEQAIREDQPDWIMLPEVWDYLGGRKPDQQAAAEELPGGPAWTLCRDIAREHKVFVHAGSILEKVPGEDRLHNTTVVFNRKGEEVARYRKIHLFDITTPDGSEYKESASFAPGDAVVTYDCEGVTIGCSICYDLRFPELFQALARKGAQMIALPAAFTLATGKDHWEVLLRARAIENETYVAAAAQTGLHNEGNERRACYGHSLVIDPWGHVIAKASDGVGTAATRIDMKRVDKARAQIPVAQHKRPELFA; the protein is encoded by the coding sequence ATGAAAGTCGCTTTGATCCAGATGAATTCCGACACGGACAAGCAGGCCAATCTGGCGCAGGCGCGCGAGCTGATGGAGCAGGCGATCCGCGAGGATCAGCCTGACTGGATCATGCTGCCGGAGGTGTGGGACTATCTTGGCGGCCGCAAGCCGGATCAGCAGGCGGCCGCAGAGGAATTGCCGGGCGGCCCGGCCTGGACGCTCTGTCGCGATATCGCGCGCGAGCACAAGGTGTTCGTCCATGCCGGCAGCATTCTGGAGAAAGTCCCGGGCGAGGATCGGCTGCACAACACGACCGTGGTCTTCAATCGCAAGGGCGAAGAAGTCGCGCGTTACCGCAAGATCCATCTCTTCGACATCACGACACCCGATGGCTCCGAATACAAGGAGTCCGCGAGCTTCGCGCCTGGCGACGCCGTGGTGACCTATGATTGCGAAGGCGTCACGATCGGCTGCTCGATCTGCTATGACCTGCGCTTCCCCGAACTGTTCCAGGCGCTGGCGCGCAAGGGCGCGCAGATGATCGCGCTGCCCGCCGCTTTCACGCTCGCGACCGGCAAGGATCACTGGGAGGTGCTGCTGCGCGCACGCGCCATCGAGAACGAAACCTATGTCGCCGCCGCCGCGCAGACCGGCCTTCACAATGAAGGCAATGAACGACGCGCCTGCTACGGCCATTCGCTCGTGATCGATCCCTGGGGCCATGTCATCGCGAAGGCATCGGATGGCGTTGGTACGGCCGCGACGCGCATCGATATGAAGCGAGTGGACAAGGCGCGCGCGCAGATTCCGGTGGCGCAGCACAAGCGGCCGGAATTGTTCGCGTAG